A single genomic interval of Pseudomonadota bacterium harbors:
- a CDS encoding histone deacetylase, with protein MLKTGIIKDSLYLEHIADDYHPESHHRLEAIYEMLEEKDMAGKFVDIKPRDATREELGYIHTPEYISRVASTKTRSRVMLDPDTYTSPRSWEAASRAAGGFLELIDKLMQNKIDNGFAFVRPPGHHAEYDRAMGFCLFNNVAIGAKYAIEKYNLERILIIDWDIHHGNGTQRSFYDDPKVLYFSTHQYPYYPGTGDLNELGDGKGEGFNINVPLSPGAGDDEYAEIFLDILKPITLEYKPQLILVSAGFDTYFDDPLGGMRVTPQGFAHLAKIILELAEKVCEGKALFILEGGYNLNGLRDSVKAVLIELLGENSLFKGRALLDEKIDSNAISSRIKQVKIAIKPFWPDII; from the coding sequence ATGCTTAAAACAGGAATAATCAAAGATTCTCTTTATCTTGAACATATCGCAGATGATTATCATCCCGAAAGTCATCACCGGCTTGAAGCAATTTATGAAATGCTTGAAGAAAAAGATATGGCGGGAAAGTTTGTCGATATAAAGCCGCGCGATGCCACAAGAGAAGAGCTGGGATATATACACACGCCCGAATACATTTCAAGAGTGGCTTCTACTAAAACAAGGTCAAGAGTAATGCTTGATCCGGATACTTATACTTCTCCAAGATCATGGGAGGCGGCTTCCCGTGCTGCCGGCGGTTTTCTGGAGCTGATAGATAAATTGATGCAAAATAAGATCGATAACGGATTTGCTTTTGTAAGACCTCCGGGTCACCATGCAGAGTATGATCGGGCTATGGGTTTTTGTCTTTTCAATAATGTTGCCATAGGAGCAAAATACGCTATCGAAAAATATAATCTGGAGCGTATTCTTATAATAGACTGGGATATTCATCACGGCAATGGCACTCAGCGATCTTTTTATGATGACCCAAAGGTACTCTATTTTTCCACTCACCAATACCCCTACTATCCTGGAACAGGCGATTTGAATGAGTTGGGAGATGGTAAAGGAGAAGGGTTTAATATAAATGTACCCCTTTCGCCGGGTGCCGGTGATGATGAATATGCCGAAATTTTTTTAGATATTTTAAAGCCGATCACCCTGGAATACAAGCCTCAGTTAATACTGGTTTCTGCGGGATTTGACACTTACTTTGATGACCCGCTTGGAGGAATGAGAGTTACCCCCCAAGGTTTTGCCCACCTTGCAAAAATTATATTAGAGCTTGCCGAAAAAGTCTGTGAAGGAAAAGCGCTTTTCATACTGGAAGGCGGTTACAATCTTAATGGCCTTCGTGACTCGGTAAAGGCTGTATTGATAGAGCTTCTGGGCGAAAACAGTCTTTTTAAAGGAAGGGCTTTACTTGATGAAAAAATCGATAGCAATGCAATATCCTCAAGGATCAAACAGGTCAAAATTGCTATTAAGCCTTTTTGGCCCGACATTATTTAA